GCCCGATCACCTTCCACGAGGGGCTGGTCGAGCGCCGGCTGGGCGACTGGAACGGACTGGATATCGCAGCCACCCAGCCGCTGCTCGACGCCGGGGAGGATCCGCCCGGCGGCGAGGCCGAGCCGGACTTCCGGAACCGGGTCGCCGGCGCCCTCGCGGACATCCTGGCGCGCCGGAACAACCTGCCGCTGCTGGTCGGCAGCAAGGGAGTGGCGCGCGTTCTTTCCCTCCTGCTTGCGGCGGATCAGCGCGGGCCGGCGGGAAATGCCGAGGTGCTCCGGTTCGACCTGCCCGCGGGGGCATGGCCGCCGGTCCCGGCTCCTTGAGGAGACCGCGGAAAGCCGCCGGTCCCGGCGGCGCGACCCGTGCCGGTGCGGATGGTCGCATCACGGAACATTAACATTCATGATATTAAAATTTCGGTGGCAATTTCAGGTTTATGCTCTTTGCGGTACGCTCCAGGCGGTCGGGACGCGCAAGGCGAGCAAGAGGATTTACGGTATGCTGAGCTTTTACAACCGCAGCCTGATGATCAGGGTTATCGTGCCGATCATCATCCTGCTGACGGCCATCGCGCTCGGCACCACGGTCGGCGTCGCCTACATG
This Skermanella mucosa DNA region includes the following protein-coding sequences:
- a CDS encoding histidine phosphatase family protein, with translation MADIVEAGRALLFMRHGETEFNRRKVRCGGDVDIPLTALGEAQARAAGELLRESADSIDAIVASPLRRTRRTAEIVREVAGIACPITFHEGLVERRLGDWNGLDIAATQPLLDAGEDPPGGEAEPDFRNRVAGALADILARRNNLPLLVGSKGVARVLSLLLAADQRGPAGNAEVLRFDLPAGAWPPVPAP